A portion of the Sabethes cyaneus chromosome 3, idSabCyanKW18_F2, whole genome shotgun sequence genome contains these proteins:
- the LOC128742777 gene encoding H/ACA ribonucleoprotein complex subunit 1, whose protein sequence is MSFRGGGGRGGGGFRGGRGGGGGGGFRGGGGRGGGGGRGGFGNNRGSFGNRDDGPKNIIPLGYYDYPCQEDLVAKVEVENVPFFNAPIYIEGEKQIGKVDEIFGHLRDFYVSIKLMDNMKVDGFQPKQKLFIDSAKLLPLARFLPGNNTRKPGGRVGKPGAGGRGGFGGRGGRGGGGFRGGRGGPGGGRGGGGGRGGGGGGFRGGRGGGGGKRW, encoded by the exons ATGAGCTTCCGTGGAGGTGGTGGACGCGGCGGTGGTGGATTTCGTGGAGGTCGTGGCGGAGGTGGTGGTGGCGGCTTTCGTGGAGGCGGTGGCCGTGGCGGCGGTGGAGGTCGCGGCGGTTTCGGCAACAATCGTGGCAGCTTCGGCAATCGGGACGACGGACCGAAGAACATAATTCCGCTCGGTTATTACGACTATCCGTGCCAGGAGGATCTGGTCGCCAAGGTGGAGGTCGAGAACGTACCGTTCTTCAATGCACCGATCTACATCGAGGGCGAGAAGCAGATCGGCAAGGTGGACGAGATTTTTGGCCATTTGCGGGATTTTTACGTCTCGATCAAACTGATGGATAACATGAAGGTGGATGGGTTCCAGCCGAAGCAGAAGCTGTTTATCGATTCGGCTAAGCTGTTGCCGCTGGCGAGGTTTCTGCCGGGTAATAATACCAGGAAACCGGGTGGTCGAGTGGGCAAACCAGGCGCGGGTGGCCGTGGAGGATTCGGTGGACGAGGAGGTCGCGGCGGTGGAGGCTTTCGCGGTGGTCGTGGTGGCCCTGGTGGCGGCCGGGGAGGCGGTGGAGGTCGTGGAGGCGGCGGCGGTGGTTTTCG GGGTGGCCGCGGAGGAGGTGGAGGAAAACGGTGGTAA